From a single Leucoraja erinacea ecotype New England chromosome 38, Leri_hhj_1, whole genome shotgun sequence genomic region:
- the LOC129714250 gene encoding SERTA domain-containing protein 2-like → MVGKGVKRKRHAEGGLDPSFQKLADCPQSYSLKRQLVLNTSLNKMQSGRALPELSLRRTVLIANTLRQIQEEMRVESSQLASTMDLEGCGGAELGTAREPPPSRLSTESYPDGLDDYMPLASDEDFSLSSAINSILRDLDIVIDGSPSLSPPPDDEVAEPMELAAEDEDGAQPSGQHRPLESVFGSFEIMSSSYLVGVTLDDLFLDIDTSLCECEAPSTVLTTGGRVTAPSPADDSTKSFPSLLGTNPSLRTDLNDLDHIMEILVSS, encoded by the coding sequence ATGGTGGGCAAGGGGGTGAAGCGGAAGCGGCATGCCGAGGGGGGGCTGGACCCCTCCTTCCAGAAGCTGGCCGACTGCCCGCAGTCCTACAGCCTGAAGCGGCAGCTGGTGCTCAACACGTCGCTGAACAAGATGCAGAGCGGCCGGGCGCTGCCCGAGCTCAGCCTCCGGCGCACCGTGCTGATCGCCAACACCCTGCGGCAGatccaggaggagatgcgggtgGAGAGCAGCCAGCTGGCGTCCACCATGGACCTGGAGGGGTGCGGCGGGGCGGAGCTGGGCACGGCGCGGgaaccccctccctcccgcctCTCCACCGAGAGCTACCCGGACGGCCTCGACGACTACATGCCCCTCGCCTCCGACGAggacttctccctctcctccgccATCAACTCCATCCTGCGGGACTTGGACATCGTCATCGACGGCAgcccctcgctctccccccctcccgacGACGAGGTGGCGGAGCCCATGGAGCTGGCGGCTGAGGACGAGGACGGGGCCCAGCCCTCGGGGCAACACAGGCCCCTGGAGTCGGTGTTCGGCAGCTTCGAGATCATGAGCTCCAGCTACCTGGTGGGGGTGACCCTGGACGATCTCTTCCTCGACATCGACACGTCCCTGTGCGAGTGCGAGGCGCCGTCAACGGTTCTGACGACCGGCGGCAGAGTCACCGCCCCGAGCCCGGCCGACGACTCGACCAAGAGCTTCCCCTCGTTGCTCGGCACCAACCCCAGTTTAAGGACGGACCTGAACGACCTTGATCACATCATGGAGATCCTGGTcagctcttaa